A single genomic interval of Saccharothrix saharensis harbors:
- a CDS encoding FAD-dependent oxidoreductase — MKPRDRKAVRIAGPAGRARFDDAVPTVAVIGAGIAGLAAATILAERGARVVVCEREHHLGGRVGGWPTRLADGSEVTMTRGFHAFFRQYYNLRALLGRVDTGGTALVGLPDYPLWHAGGHRDGFAGLPTALPWNALAFLRRSPTFRWADLPSVDARAALPLLDVSAPRVYQELDHLDAVTYLERIRFPEPAHALAFEVFSRSFFAHPSRMSAAELALMFHIYFLGSAEGLLFDVAADPFPHGLWEPLARHLAELGADVRRGVEVRSVRPGSTRRFAVDVAGGVLDADAVVLAADVPGLRRLVAASPGLGDAAWRERIAELRTAPPFLVSRYWLDRPVEPDRPGFLGTSGYGLLDNVSVLNHYEHEARAWAARTGGSVVELHGYALPSDEPDARARLWEQLTEVYPETKRAGVVDERHELRSDCPLFPAGGFARRPTVRTPDDFLVLAGDLVRIDLPVALMERAATTGFAAANRLLSRWGVAGTDLWTVPTTGRGPVLRAVARRWGRTP; from the coding sequence GTGAAGCCTCGCGACCGCAAGGCGGTGCGCATCGCCGGACCCGCCGGACGAGCGCGGTTCGACGACGCCGTGCCGACCGTGGCCGTGATCGGCGCGGGCATCGCCGGGTTGGCCGCCGCGACGATCCTCGCCGAGCGCGGCGCGCGGGTCGTGGTGTGCGAGCGCGAGCACCACCTGGGCGGCCGGGTGGGCGGCTGGCCGACCAGGCTCGCCGACGGCAGCGAGGTCACCATGACCCGCGGTTTCCACGCGTTCTTCCGGCAGTACTACAACCTGCGCGCGTTGCTGGGCCGGGTCGACACCGGCGGCACGGCGCTGGTCGGGCTGCCCGACTACCCGCTGTGGCACGCCGGCGGGCACCGCGACGGGTTCGCCGGGCTGCCGACCGCGCTGCCGTGGAACGCGCTGGCGTTCCTGCGCCGCAGCCCGACGTTCCGCTGGGCCGACCTGCCGTCGGTGGACGCGCGGGCCGCGCTGCCGCTGCTGGACGTGTCCGCGCCCCGCGTGTACCAGGAGCTGGACCACCTCGACGCGGTGACGTACCTGGAGCGCATCCGCTTCCCCGAGCCCGCGCACGCGCTGGCTTTCGAGGTGTTCTCCCGCAGCTTCTTCGCCCACCCGAGCCGCATGTCCGCGGCCGAGCTGGCGCTGATGTTCCACATCTACTTCCTCGGCTCGGCGGAGGGGCTGCTGTTCGACGTGGCGGCCGACCCGTTCCCGCACGGACTGTGGGAACCCCTGGCGCGTCACCTCGCCGAGCTGGGGGCCGACGTGCGCCGGGGCGTCGAGGTGCGGTCGGTGCGGCCCGGTTCGACCAGGCGCTTCGCGGTCGACGTGGCCGGTGGCGTGCTCGACGCGGACGCCGTCGTGCTGGCCGCCGACGTGCCCGGCCTGCGCCGGCTCGTGGCCGCGTCACCCGGGCTGGGCGACGCGGCGTGGCGCGAGCGGATCGCCGAGCTGCGGACCGCGCCGCCGTTCCTGGTGTCGCGGTACTGGCTGGACCGGCCGGTCGAGCCGGACCGGCCGGGTTTCCTCGGCACCAGCGGGTACGGCCTGCTGGACAACGTCAGCGTGCTGAACCACTACGAGCACGAGGCACGGGCGTGGGCCGCGCGCACCGGCGGATCGGTGGTGGAGCTGCACGGGTACGCGCTGCCGTCCGACGAGCCCGACGCCCGCGCGCGGCTGTGGGAGCAGCTCACCGAGGTCTACCCGGAGACCAAGCGGGCCGGTGTCGTGGACGAGCGGCACGAGCTGCGGTCGGACTGCCCGCTGTTCCCCGCCGGGGGTTTCGCCCGCCGGCCGACCGTGCGCACGCCGGACGACTTCCTGGTGCTGGCGGGCGACCTGGTGCGGATCGACCTGCCGGTGGCGCTGATGGAACGCGCGGCCACCACGGGCTTCGCGGCGGCGAACCGGCTGCTGAGCCGGTGGGGCGTGGCCGGGACGGACCTGTGGACCGTGCCGACCACCGGCCGGGGACCGGTGCTGCGCGCCGTGGCCCGCCGGTGGGGCCGGACTCCGTAG
- a CDS encoding class I SAM-dependent methyltransferase: MARLTAAEVPGSFDVAAKDYDLLVGLNPGYHRALRASARALGLPRRGAGMRVLDLGCGTGASTAALLAVAPEAEVVAVDASAGMLARARAKPWPDTVAFVHSRVEDLDVRGPFDAVFAAYLVRNLPDPDVALRAVRGVLKPGAPLVLHEYSVRDSPVSTAVWTAMCGLVVVPAGWLLTRDRSLYTYLWRSVLRFDGASALRDRLRRNGFVAVRSRPVPGLQLGVVHTFTGRAPGQEHS; the protein is encoded by the coding sequence ATGGCGCGGTTGACCGCCGCTGAGGTGCCGGGGTCGTTCGACGTCGCGGCGAAGGACTACGACCTGCTGGTCGGGCTGAACCCCGGTTACCACCGGGCGTTGCGGGCCTCCGCGCGGGCGCTCGGCCTGCCGCGGCGCGGCGCCGGGATGCGCGTGCTCGACCTGGGCTGCGGCACGGGCGCGTCGACCGCGGCGCTGCTCGCCGTCGCGCCGGAGGCCGAGGTCGTCGCGGTGGACGCGTCGGCCGGGATGCTCGCGCGGGCACGGGCCAAGCCGTGGCCGGACACCGTCGCGTTCGTGCACAGCCGCGTCGAGGACCTGGACGTGCGCGGGCCGTTCGACGCGGTGTTCGCCGCGTACCTGGTGCGCAACCTGCCCGATCCCGACGTCGCGCTGCGCGCGGTCCGCGGTGTGCTCAAACCCGGCGCGCCGCTGGTGCTGCACGAGTACTCGGTGCGCGACTCCCCGGTCAGCACGGCCGTCTGGACCGCGATGTGCGGGCTCGTGGTCGTGCCGGCCGGGTGGCTGCTCACCCGCGACCGCTCGCTCTACACCTACCTGTGGCGCAGCGTGCTGCGGTTCGACGGCGCGAGCGCGCTGCGGGACCGGCTGCGGCGCAACGGTTTCGTCGCCGTGCGCAGCCGTCCGGTGCCGGGCCTGCAACTCGGCGTCGTGCACACCTTCACCGGCCGGGCACCAGGACAGGAGCACTCGTGA
- a CDS encoding lycopene cyclase domain-containing protein — protein MAEYLLAAVTAAVLVVLLEVFVLRTGLFRRPAYWITMAIVLGFQVPVDGWLTKLDAPIVLYAEWAISGVRVPWDIPVEDFLYGFAMVTAVLLLWERRRNADGAVDRR, from the coding sequence ATGGCTGAGTACCTGCTGGCCGCGGTGACGGCGGCGGTCCTGGTGGTGCTGCTGGAGGTCTTCGTCCTGCGCACCGGTCTGTTCCGCCGTCCCGCCTACTGGATCACGATGGCGATCGTGCTCGGCTTCCAGGTGCCGGTGGACGGGTGGCTGACCAAGCTGGACGCGCCGATCGTGCTGTACGCGGAGTGGGCGATCAGCGGTGTGCGCGTGCCGTGGGACATCCCCGTCGAGGACTTCCTGTACGGCTTCGCGATGGTGACCGCCGTGCTGTTGTTGTGGGAGCGGAGGAGGAATGCGGATGGCGCGGTTGACCGCCGCTGA
- a CDS encoding lycopene cyclase domain-containing protein, with protein sequence MSRYEYLAVLAACLLITAPLEWFGRVYRRAPDVARAILPVLAVLVVWDVVAIVRGHWSFHHEGTTGVVLGGVLPIEEVLFFVAIPLCALLTYETVRRMLRDG encoded by the coding sequence TTGAGCCGGTACGAATACCTGGCCGTGTTGGCCGCGTGCCTGCTGATCACCGCACCGCTGGAGTGGTTCGGCCGCGTCTACCGCCGCGCACCCGACGTGGCCCGCGCGATCCTGCCCGTGTTGGCGGTGCTGGTGGTGTGGGACGTGGTCGCGATCGTCCGCGGGCACTGGAGCTTCCACCACGAGGGCACGACCGGCGTGGTGCTGGGCGGCGTGCTGCCGATCGAAGAGGTGCTGTTCTTCGTGGCGATCCCGCTGTGCGCGCTGCTGACCTACGAGACCGTCCGCCGGATGCTGCGCGATGGCTGA
- a CDS encoding CocE/NonD family hydrolase, with amino-acid sequence MFIDEDVRIPLDGLPLDARLSMPTRGSGVVVFAHGGGSPDRHVAPTLQREHLATVLLDLRPDGDADVPVLAGRLAAVVDWLSDQPTTGGHPIGLFGSGVDAAVALVVAAERPAAVHAVVACGGQSDLAGDALTRVLAPTLLLVGEGDDRVSHRLPSGHVEVVPGLSEEPEALDQVTRSTARWFHRHVGTAPARPRTS; translated from the coding sequence GTGTTCATCGACGAGGACGTGCGGATCCCGCTGGACGGGCTCCCCCTGGACGCCCGGCTCTCGATGCCGACCCGCGGCAGCGGCGTGGTCGTGTTCGCGCACGGCGGCGGGTCGCCCGACCGGCACGTGGCACCGACGCTCCAGCGCGAGCACCTGGCCACCGTGCTGCTCGACCTGCGCCCGGACGGTGACGCGGACGTTCCGGTGCTCGCGGGCAGGCTGGCCGCCGTCGTGGACTGGTTGTCCGACCAGCCCACGACCGGCGGCCACCCGATCGGGCTGTTCGGTTCGGGCGTCGACGCGGCGGTCGCGCTCGTCGTCGCCGCGGAACGACCGGCCGCGGTGCACGCCGTGGTGGCGTGCGGCGGGCAGTCGGACCTGGCCGGGGACGCGCTGACCCGCGTGCTCGCGCCGACCCTGCTCCTCGTCGGTGAGGGGGACGACCGGGTCTCGCACCGGTTGCCGTCCGGGCACGTGGAGGTCGTGCCCGGGCTGTCCGAGGAGCCCGAAGCGCTCGATCAGGTGACCCGGTCGACCGCGCGGTGGTTCCACCGGCACGTCGGCACCGCACCCGCGCGACCGCGGACGTCCTGA
- a CDS encoding endo-1,4-beta-xylanase codes for MRRVLAGVLATSVVAGLVTLAAHASPRAAADEPVVVVSSTFDDGTAQGWTARASEVVAPSTAVARSGTHSLAVSGREQSWQGPTLNLLDKVQKGIRYDLSVWVRLAAGEAATQARLSVERRTAGTPSYDQVVGDTAVTANGWVNLRGSYTPAADVDFLSTYVELSSTASLHIDDFSLSYTPLPPIQTDIPSVKDVLADHFAVGAAVGNAELLNNHGQLLAKHFNSITPGNTLKWDATEPTEGAFRFADAEALVAWAKANGAAVRGHTLVWHQQTPAWVFKDAAGNDMTATPENKALLLSRLEAHIRGVVGHFGADIPVWDVVNEVIDENQADGLRRSKWFEITGLDYLRTAFRVAREVAPDAELVINDYNTNVPAKRDKLYDLVVRLRAEGVPIDAVGHQMHVNVQWPSLAETEAMLAKFVPLGIDQQITEMDVSIYTDNSQSYPTPPADVLLTQAYRYRDFFELYKEYSQHISSVTVWGLADDNTWLDSFPVTRKDHPLLFDTRLQAKGAYWGVVDPSRITTTTTTTTTTTTTTTTTTTSMTMPPLPCTVEYRVGGQWQGGFQAEVRITNRSTSPITAWTLAWTFPDGQRISQLWNGVHTQDGAAVSVKHASWNSMIPPGGSTSFGFLGSWTGSNGKPAPFTLNGTRCAA; via the coding sequence ATGAGGAGAGTTCTCGCCGGTGTGCTCGCGACCTCGGTCGTGGCCGGCCTGGTCACGTTGGCGGCGCACGCGAGTCCCCGCGCCGCCGCCGACGAACCCGTGGTCGTCGTGTCCAGCACGTTCGACGACGGCACGGCGCAGGGCTGGACGGCCCGCGCGAGCGAGGTGGTGGCACCGAGCACCGCGGTGGCCCGCAGCGGCACGCACAGCCTCGCCGTCAGCGGCCGTGAGCAGAGCTGGCAGGGCCCGACGCTGAACCTGCTGGACAAGGTGCAGAAGGGCATCCGCTACGACCTGTCGGTCTGGGTGCGCCTGGCCGCGGGCGAGGCGGCGACGCAAGCCCGCCTGTCCGTCGAGCGCCGCACCGCCGGCACGCCGAGCTACGACCAGGTCGTGGGCGACACCGCGGTGACCGCGAACGGCTGGGTCAACCTGCGCGGCAGCTACACGCCGGCCGCCGACGTCGACTTCCTCTCCACCTACGTGGAGCTGAGCAGCACCGCGTCCCTGCACATCGACGACTTCTCCCTCTCCTACACCCCGCTGCCGCCGATCCAGACCGACATCCCGTCGGTGAAGGACGTGCTGGCCGACCACTTCGCCGTGGGCGCGGCGGTCGGGAACGCGGAGCTGCTCAACAACCACGGGCAACTGCTCGCCAAGCACTTCAACTCGATCACGCCGGGCAACACGTTGAAGTGGGACGCCACCGAGCCCACCGAGGGCGCGTTCCGCTTCGCCGACGCGGAGGCGCTGGTCGCCTGGGCGAAGGCCAACGGCGCGGCCGTGCGCGGGCACACGCTCGTGTGGCACCAGCAGACCCCGGCGTGGGTGTTCAAGGACGCCGCCGGCAACGACATGACCGCCACGCCGGAGAACAAGGCGCTGCTGCTGTCCCGGTTGGAGGCGCACATCCGCGGTGTCGTGGGCCACTTCGGCGCGGACATCCCGGTGTGGGACGTGGTGAACGAGGTCATCGACGAGAACCAGGCCGACGGCCTGCGCCGCAGCAAGTGGTTCGAGATCACCGGGTTGGACTACCTGCGCACGGCGTTCCGGGTGGCCCGCGAGGTCGCTCCGGACGCCGAGCTCGTGATCAACGACTACAACACCAACGTCCCGGCCAAGCGCGACAAGCTGTACGACCTGGTCGTGCGGCTGCGGGCGGAGGGCGTGCCGATCGACGCGGTGGGCCACCAGATGCACGTGAACGTGCAGTGGCCGTCGTTGGCGGAGACCGAGGCGATGCTGGCCAAGTTCGTGCCGCTGGGCATCGACCAGCAGATCACCGAGATGGACGTCTCGATCTACACCGACAACAGCCAGTCCTACCCGACGCCGCCGGCCGACGTGCTGCTCACGCAGGCGTACCGGTACCGGGACTTCTTCGAGCTCTACAAGGAGTACTCGCAGCACATCAGCTCGGTGACGGTGTGGGGGCTCGCGGACGACAACACGTGGCTGGACAGCTTCCCGGTGACCCGCAAGGACCACCCGCTGCTGTTCGACACGCGCTTGCAGGCCAAGGGCGCGTACTGGGGCGTGGTGGACCCGAGCCGGATCACCACGACCACCACCACGACCACGACCACGACCACCACGACCACGACCACGACGACGTCCATGACGATGCCGCCGTTGCCGTGCACGGTCGAGTACCGGGTCGGCGGCCAGTGGCAGGGTGGCTTCCAGGCCGAGGTGCGGATCACCAACCGGAGCACCTCTCCGATCACCGCGTGGACGTTGGCCTGGACGTTCCCGGACGGTCAGCGGATCAGCCAGCTCTGGAACGGGGTGCACACCCAGGACGGCGCGGCGGTGTCCGTCAAGCACGCGTCCTGGAACAGCATGATCCCGCCGGGCGGCTCCACGTCCTTCGGGTTCCTCGGGAGCTGGACGGGGTCGAACGGCAAGCCGGCCCCGTTCACGCTGAACGGCACGCGTTGCGCGGCCTGA
- a CDS encoding superoxide dismutase codes for MRVVIVVAVLCAAVACGGDTGPGDAKPSEEEVAAREIGVLAPVDAAVTAFTYDQEAAPPGAELELEVIAGDDGTTVRLSADLLQPDRGYAAHAHTDPCGRKGTDAGPHYQHEVDPAATPERPSVDPAYANPRNEIWLELKTDAHGNGVAETTVPFTFGDRVPSSIVLHEHPTTETEQGRAGSAGGRIACFTAPFR; via the coding sequence ATGCGCGTCGTCATCGTCGTGGCCGTGCTGTGCGCCGCGGTGGCGTGCGGCGGTGACACCGGACCGGGTGACGCCAAACCGTCGGAAGAAGAGGTGGCCGCCCGGGAGATCGGCGTGCTCGCGCCCGTCGACGCGGCGGTCACGGCGTTCACCTACGACCAGGAAGCCGCACCGCCCGGCGCGGAGCTGGAGCTGGAGGTGATCGCGGGCGACGACGGGACGACCGTGCGGCTGTCGGCCGACCTGCTGCAGCCCGACCGCGGGTACGCCGCCCACGCGCACACCGACCCGTGCGGCCGGAAGGGCACCGACGCCGGTCCCCACTACCAGCACGAGGTCGACCCCGCCGCGACGCCCGAGCGGCCGTCGGTCGACCCGGCCTACGCCAACCCGCGCAACGAGATCTGGCTGGAGCTGAAGACCGACGCCCACGGCAACGGCGTGGCCGAGACGACCGTGCCCTTCACCTTCGGCGACCGCGTGCCGTCGTCGATCGTGCTGCACGAGCACCCGACCACCGAGACGGAGCAGGGCCGGGCGGGCAGCGCCGGCGGCCGGATCGCCTGCTTCACCGCGCCCTTCCGCTGA
- a CDS encoding GNAT family N-acetyltransferase, protein MAIEVRDVPEQKHFEAVVDGTTAGKAVYIRTPDLIVFTHTEVEPAFEGRGVGSALARAALDQARAWELPVLPLCPFVKGFIERHREYVDVVYRTPRTTAVD, encoded by the coding sequence ATGGCCATCGAGGTGCGCGACGTTCCCGAGCAGAAGCACTTCGAGGCCGTGGTGGACGGCACGACGGCCGGCAAGGCGGTCTACATCCGCACGCCCGACCTGATCGTGTTCACGCACACCGAGGTCGAGCCGGCGTTCGAGGGCAGGGGCGTCGGCAGCGCGTTGGCCCGGGCCGCGCTCGACCAGGCCCGCGCGTGGGAGCTGCCCGTGCTGCCGCTGTGCCCGTTCGTCAAGGGCTTCATCGAACGGCACCGGGAGTACGTCGACGTCGTCTACCGCACGCCGAGGACCACCGCCGTCGACTGA
- a CDS encoding GNAT family N-acetyltransferase produces MGYAVREYAADDEPSWLRCRVLAFLGTAFYDDVVPAKPREPGVELVAVDGAVVVGILDLAVDGEHATIETIAVHPDHQHRGIGGALLSRARARARELGATTLDAWTRDDPPTLRWYRAMGFQESDHYLHVIADHRTSADEPARAVVARPGLRVAKAYLHADLADEARLRREFARVHVCRRFALPLRGELGRRGDHVDHRAVAQDGHRQG; encoded by the coding sequence ATGGGGTATGCGGTGCGGGAGTACGCCGCCGACGACGAACCGTCGTGGCTGCGGTGTCGGGTGTTGGCGTTCCTCGGTACGGCCTTCTACGACGACGTGGTGCCGGCGAAGCCCAGGGAGCCGGGGGTGGAGCTGGTGGCGGTGGACGGCGCGGTGGTCGTCGGCATCCTCGACCTGGCCGTCGACGGCGAGCACGCCACCATCGAGACGATCGCGGTGCACCCCGACCACCAACACCGGGGGATCGGGGGCGCGCTGCTGTCCCGGGCACGAGCGCGGGCGCGGGAGCTCGGGGCGACCACGTTGGACGCGTGGACCCGGGACGACCCGCCGACGCTGCGCTGGTACCGCGCCATGGGTTTCCAGGAGAGCGACCACTACCTGCACGTCATCGCCGACCACCGCACGTCGGCCGACGAGCCGGCGCGCGCCGTGGTGGCGCGACCCGGCCTGCGGGTGGCGAAGGCGTACCTGCACGCGGACCTGGCCGACGAGGCGCGGCTGCGGCGGGAGTTCGCGCGGGTGCACGTCTGCCGCCGGTTCGCGCTGCCGTTACGCGGCGAGCTCGGTCGGCGTGGCGATCACGTCGACCATCGCGCCGTCGCGCAGGACGGTCACCGGCAGGGGTAG
- a CDS encoding SGNH/GDSL hydrolase family protein, translated as MARHVGKPAVVAAIVAAAVLPSTATAHGRPWVAGWAASPVVGSDIPWSDCPAGAGLRDQTVRNVVFLSAGGESVRVRVTNAFGTTPLRVGRATVAVQASGDAAVPGTVRALTFKGRPSVTVPPGRELFSDPVRLDVEALSTLLVSAYVPEATGPLTNHPFTAQGNYLATGDRTGVLSGGFRDTPCWMVVNGVDVAPARRVAGTVVAFGDSITDTAGTTGNANRRWPDFLARRLDAVPGRTLSVVNAGLGGNRLIADRDEPYWGVAGVTRVRRDVLSQTGVKAMILLEAVNDIGYSASAADLIAGHRQVIAQARAEGVKVYGGTILPFKGSFIWTEEREATWRALNDWIRTSGEFDGVVDFAAATAVPGDPATLDPAYDSGDHLHPNDAGTEAMANAIDLAMLLDR; from the coding sequence ATGGCGAGACACGTGGGGAAGCCGGCCGTGGTGGCCGCGATCGTGGCCGCGGCGGTGCTGCCGTCGACCGCGACCGCGCACGGCAGGCCCTGGGTGGCCGGCTGGGCGGCGAGTCCCGTGGTGGGCAGCGACATCCCGTGGAGCGACTGCCCGGCGGGTGCGGGGCTGCGCGACCAGACCGTGCGCAACGTGGTGTTCCTCAGCGCGGGCGGCGAGTCGGTGCGCGTCCGGGTGACCAACGCGTTCGGCACGACGCCGCTGCGGGTCGGCCGGGCGACGGTCGCCGTGCAGGCCTCGGGTGACGCGGCCGTGCCGGGCACCGTGCGGGCGTTGACGTTCAAGGGCAGGCCGTCGGTGACCGTGCCACCCGGTCGGGAGCTGTTCAGCGACCCGGTCCGGTTGGACGTCGAAGCGCTGTCCACCCTGCTGGTGAGCGCGTACGTGCCGGAGGCCACCGGTCCGCTGACCAACCACCCGTTCACCGCGCAGGGCAACTACCTGGCCACCGGCGACCGGACCGGCGTGCTGTCGGGCGGGTTCCGGGACACGCCGTGCTGGATGGTCGTCAACGGCGTGGACGTCGCGCCCGCGCGGCGCGTCGCGGGCACGGTGGTCGCGTTCGGCGACTCGATCACCGACACGGCCGGCACCACCGGCAACGCCAACCGCCGCTGGCCGGACTTCCTGGCCCGGCGGCTGGACGCGGTGCCGGGCCGCACGCTGTCCGTGGTGAACGCGGGCCTGGGCGGCAACCGGCTCATCGCCGACCGGGACGAGCCGTACTGGGGCGTCGCGGGCGTGACGCGGGTGCGGCGGGACGTGCTGTCGCAGACCGGCGTCAAGGCGATGATCCTGCTGGAGGCGGTCAACGACATCGGCTACAGCGCGTCGGCCGCGGACCTGATCGCCGGGCACCGCCAGGTGATCGCGCAGGCGCGCGCCGAGGGCGTGAAGGTCTACGGCGGCACGATCCTGCCGTTCAAGGGGTCGTTCATCTGGACCGAGGAGCGCGAGGCGACCTGGCGGGCGCTCAACGACTGGATCCGCACATCCGGCGAGTTCGACGGCGTGGTGGACTTCGCCGCCGCGACCGCCGTGCCCGGCGACCCGGCCACGCTGGACCCCGCCTACGACAGCGGTGACCACCTGCACCCGAACGACGCGGGCACCGAGGCCATGGCGAACGCGATCGACCTGGCGATGCTGCTGGACCGCTGA
- a CDS encoding glycosyltransferase, producing the protein MRILFSSLGSHGHTYPLVPLAVAARELGHDVTYVTGEAFANALTRHGIEHVPGGLDMRAAAAEAGADVRQAQDVGPELVSFVFGSVLPRRFAADVAPVIADRKPDLVVHEFANPGAGLAAKIAGVPALCHSFGRMWRADELADTAQGHLEAVAADLGVDLPDNDLMTLGNPYLDICPPSVQDPAFLAEQRHRIPLRPVPFAEPGELPRWVLDHREPLVYLTLGTAFGDLGVLRTAVEGLGSVDAKVLVAAGPTVDADALGDVPDNVVVVPWVPQADLLPHVDLVVHHGGSGTTLGTFGAGVPQLVLPQGADQFSNAEVVAEAGLGARLLGADVTAEAIADRARHLLADDAVRDAARAIAAEVAAMPSPHDVARTLPDHV; encoded by the coding sequence GTGCGAATCCTCTTCTCGAGCCTCGGCTCACACGGACACACCTACCCCCTGGTGCCGCTCGCGGTCGCCGCCCGCGAACTGGGCCACGACGTCACCTACGTCACCGGTGAGGCGTTCGCGAACGCCCTGACCCGGCACGGGATCGAGCACGTGCCCGGAGGTCTCGACATGCGCGCGGCGGCCGCCGAAGCGGGCGCCGACGTGCGGCAGGCGCAGGACGTCGGACCGGAGCTCGTCTCGTTCGTCTTCGGCTCGGTGCTGCCCCGCCGCTTCGCGGCGGACGTCGCGCCGGTCATCGCCGACCGCAAGCCCGACCTGGTCGTGCACGAGTTCGCCAACCCCGGCGCGGGCCTGGCCGCGAAGATCGCCGGCGTGCCCGCCTTGTGCCACTCGTTCGGGCGAATGTGGCGGGCCGACGAGCTCGCCGACACCGCCCAGGGCCACCTGGAGGCGGTCGCCGCGGACCTCGGCGTCGACCTGCCCGACAACGACCTGATGACGTTGGGCAACCCGTACCTCGACATCTGCCCGCCGTCGGTGCAGGACCCGGCTTTCCTCGCCGAGCAGCGGCACCGGATCCCGCTGCGGCCGGTGCCGTTCGCCGAGCCGGGCGAGCTGCCGCGGTGGGTGCTCGACCACCGCGAGCCGTTGGTGTACCTGACGTTGGGCACGGCGTTCGGCGACCTCGGCGTGCTGCGCACGGCCGTCGAGGGCCTGGGTTCGGTGGACGCCAAGGTGCTCGTGGCCGCCGGACCGACGGTCGACGCCGACGCGCTCGGCGACGTGCCGGACAACGTCGTCGTCGTGCCGTGGGTGCCGCAGGCCGACCTGCTGCCGCACGTGGACCTCGTCGTGCACCACGGCGGCAGCGGCACGACGCTGGGCACGTTCGGCGCGGGCGTGCCGCAACTGGTCCTGCCGCAGGGTGCCGACCAGTTCAGCAACGCCGAGGTGGTGGCCGAGGCGGGGCTGGGCGCGCGACTGCTGGGCGCGGACGTGACCGCCGAGGCGATCGCGGACCGGGCGCGGCACCTGCTCGCCGACGACGCCGTGCGGGACGCGGCACGCGCGATCGCCGCCGAGGTCGCCGCCATGCCGTCACCGCACGACGTGGCCCGCACCTTGCCCGACCACGTCTGA
- a CDS encoding MarR family winged helix-turn-helix transcriptional regulator: MADHSALVRLLRQLTVETDRFAEIFGEKQRMHRTDLNALAVIMDARWSGEPMSPTRLAEALHLSASATTSVLDRLEASGHVERARHPHDRRKVELRASDKALELGRGFFGPLDQAYTAAWARFDAADREVIARFLAASIEATAAVRADVAARPTSK, translated from the coding sequence ATGGCCGACCACTCGGCCCTGGTCAGGTTGCTCCGGCAGCTCACGGTCGAAACCGACCGCTTCGCCGAGATCTTCGGCGAGAAGCAGAGGATGCACCGCACGGACCTCAACGCGCTCGCCGTGATCATGGACGCGCGCTGGAGCGGTGAGCCGATGTCACCCACCCGGCTGGCGGAGGCGCTGCACCTGAGCGCCTCGGCGACCACGTCCGTGCTCGACCGGCTGGAGGCGTCCGGGCACGTCGAACGGGCACGCCACCCGCACGACCGGCGCAAGGTGGAGCTGCGCGCGTCGGACAAGGCACTGGAGCTGGGTCGGGGCTTCTTCGGACCGCTCGACCAGGCCTACACCGCGGCGTGGGCGCGGTTCGACGCCGCCGACCGGGAGGTGATCGCCCGGTTCCTGGCCGCGAGCATCGAGGCGACCGCGGCCGTGCGGGCGGACGTGGCGGCACGACCGACCTCGAAGTGA